A region of Plectropomus leopardus isolate mb chromosome 16, YSFRI_Pleo_2.0, whole genome shotgun sequence DNA encodes the following proteins:
- the LOC121955216 gene encoding LOW QUALITY PROTEIN: NHS-like protein 1 (The sequence of the model RefSeq protein was modified relative to this genomic sequence to represent the inferred CDS: inserted 2 bases in 1 codon; substituted 1 base at 1 genomic stop codon): MPFYQRSIEPRRVSRLSARDGWIPREETGRRKLRKPVLFSSLDEVGCHTLTNIIHQLSDLSRHASDIFLGIEMEAGMVFRRSCRIQGRLQKLQGEVRKFDPKKIKIPVSNLDEESKWTVHYTAPWHQQENVFLPGSRPPCVEDLHRQAKVNLKTALRECDKLRKDGFRSSQYYSQGPTFSDPLQSTSSLQDEEEDDNDKKSTASSAEDDKSQLSMRPQTPQGGEGYEVDGQVVWNKSAPLPTPEEKMRLAAQAVPTDIVPINVTGAVFDRQASIRRSLINTDTVSRRPKKVKRRKTISGLPDNFNHELAAKGHGGELRPHSMFIPGQYSTLGRVGSVNSTLRRSETRDSGCQTEEVKIVPPSMRRIRAQRGQGIAAQMAGLSNSSSTGSISISSSDSSGILMLPQYNRDPSRFHSLPRQGARVSLSADPICSSTPIKSEEQTTPQRQIGKLQVDDTVVHMRNAPRTGTLPRPKSQEVRGTQASDWGGGPACVVSPHAAYSTSLIPNATMSSSCEVITLNTSGQLPQSPASTYPTARPLSLASSINNDPSPAGFTHSSTCPALATSTPTHAPEDGGLLVAAPASESGHSDSSIHSHSTLAPTPPSSLPEEQWIYDTPENVVVPHRTLTSSCSTPINQLYSSLDLSSRTTTDSSSLYSQDNDGYYTSMHLDSGLRSRSHGSGQGAAPGRATRHSMYECREMANQEDSGSLYSDRSLSRSISLRKAKKPPLPPARTDSLRRKSGPKKPLGGVSAISGASESNGAMLNETLIASLQQSLQMGLRGGKGKGASPSSPSHSPSSDYDDPWVLRPRSQSSISAGSSAASLTANANCGGVSNVYSLCHVTPAHSDTSSLRSDYADSWGYYMDYPRNHGDQRAQTPPANTTDNTGAHPGELHNGGEILNNGQAPGAPGQEGGMAVKPKMSTSSPDRVHRLTSPSSGYSSQSNTPTAGTPVPSFVRSMSPSGSRPKPKVPERKSSLLSSVSMSSSSTSLSSNTSDSLKSSGPPPPPPPPLPLSSSSAPTTPLSPPPPFPPPLPHPPVQATLFXLPQFQPHHRVSFHHLLPPTSPEFPPPPXNGVMSGLGDPSYNGSFSPPPPPPPPVPSMGPPPPPPLPAVVPPSFSPSFVKAVKDAPKPALPSSPTKSPKPLITPFALQSVQLRSVKRPEKEINGQSDDTRAQQTGVDLLQGLNPKSLEHLTMIHLSNGSTEEDSRNSSPSPVSKLLEELSLDCSITDNTPDCAVINGKAEDHFLLNGTDKVEPLASPPESSQSSPVKQKPPVVSKKPQISFLPPFSPQPITEQVQTQQEDTASLSQAEDQVDAPQKQIQKEEEESKSEQQEEETSESSEPPASTVTLDESPSQERSPDHRVCTNGEAHEEEEEEGDGTSSTTGSISSKEDDTSEVFYSSTAESSPVLSANGASEENMVTPTPTRPRTTEDLFAVIHRSKRKVLGRKESEEDKSRAGSQPHSPPVTPTGGSPGMVSSLPRQTGSIQRNLRKSSTSSDTFKALLLKKGSRSETSFRMSATEMLRSTDPRFQRTHSESALDSPAASPSPLSSPHSPCASPGRGKRATDEWSRYEALALSSPTSSSFSMSGLKYGRSRTPPSAASSKYNARSRILSSPMTVICEREGELAESEYGDTAETGPTAQALPVLNNSNGTLSEESRS; this comes from the exons CGGTGTCTAACCTGGACGAGGAGAGCAAGTGGACGGTACATTACACAGCTCCGTGGCACCAGCAGGAGAACGTCTTCCTACCAGGCAGCCGGCCGCCCTGCGTAGAGGACCTCCACCGTCAGGCCAAAGTCAACCTCAAGACCGCCCTGCGAG AATGCGACAAGTTGAGGAAAGATGGTTTCCGGAGCTCTCAGTACTATTCTCAGGGTCCCACCTTTTCTGACCCCTTACAGTCCACCAGCAGCCTGCaggatgaggaagaggatgatAATGACAAGAAG TCCACAGCTTCATCAGCAGAGGATGACAAATCTCAGCTCTCCATGAGGCCCCAGACCCCGCAGGGAGGGGAGGGGTACGAGGTTGACGGACAGGTGGTATGGAACAAGAGTGCACCCCTCCCCACCCCGGAGGAGAAGATGAGGCTGGCAGCTCAGGCCGTGCCCACAGACATAGTTCCCATCAACGTCACAG GGGCAGTGTTTGACCGACAGGCGAGCATCCGGCGTTCCCTCATTAACACTGACACCGTATCCCGCCGGCCCAAGAAGGTCAAACGCAGAAAGACTATATCAGGGCTGCCTGACAACTTCAACCATGAGCTAG CAGCAAAAGGACACGGCGGAGAGCTCCGGCCGCATTCCATGTTCATCCCAGGACAGTACTCCACCTTGGGCAGAGTTGGGAGCGTAAACTCAACGCTCCGACGTTCAGAAACCAGAGACTCCGGCTGCCAGACAGAAGAGGTGAAGATTGTCCCCCCGTCCATGAGAAGAATCCGGGCTCAAAGAGGACAGGGGATCGCCGCTCAAATGGCCGGCCTTTCCAACTCCTCCTCGACAGGAAGTATATCCATCTCGAGCAGCGACAGCTCCGGGATCCTGATGCTGCCACAGTATAACAGAGATCCTTCACGCTTTCACAGTCTGCCCCGACAGGGCGCCAGGGTGTCCCTCAGCGCTGACCCCATCTGTAGCAGCACCCCCATCAAGTCAGAGGAGCAAACTACACCTCAGAGGCAGATCGGAAAGCTCCAGGTTGACGACACAGTAGTGCACATGAGAAACGCCCCGAGGACAGGCACCCTGCCCCGGCCCAAGTCTCAGGAGGTGAGGGGGACGCAGGCCAGTGATTGGGGTGGTGGTCCTGCATGTGTGGTCTCGCCACATGCCGCTTATTCCACCTCACTCATCCCCAACGCCACCATGTCCAGCTCCTGTGAGGTCATAACCCTCAACACCTCTGGTCAGCTCCCCCAGTCCCCCGCCTCGACTTACCCCACAGCTCGGCCGCTCAGTCTGGCTTCCTCCATCAACAATGACCCCAGTCCAGCAGGCTTCACCCACAGTTCCACCTGCCCGGCCTTGGCCACCTCTACTCCCACTCATGCACCAGAGGATGGTGGTCTGTTAGTAGCAGCACCTGCTAGCGAGTCAGGGCACTCGGATAGCAGTATACACAGCCACAGTACCTTGGCCCCCACGCCGCCATCCAGTCTGCCAGAGGAGCAGTGGATCTATGACACGCCGGAAAATGTAGTGGTTCCGCACCGCACTCTCACCTCCAGCTGCTCCACTCCCATAAACCAGCTGTACAGCAGCCTGGACCTCTCCTCAAGGACCACTACTGACTCCAGCTCCCTCTATTCCCAAGACAATGATGGATACTACACCTCCATGCACCTGGACTCAGGCCTGCGCTCTCGCAGCCATGGCAGTGGGCAGGGCGCGGCACCTGGACGTGCCACTAGGCACAGCATGTACGAATGCCGTGAGATGGCCAATCAGGAAGACTCTGGAAGCTTGTACAGTGACCGCTCTCTGTCCCGCAGCATCTCTCTCCGTAAGGCCAAGAAGCCTCCTCTGCCCCCAGCTCGCACTGACTCTCTGAGACGCAAGTCTGGTCCAAAAAAGCCCCTTGGAGGTGTGAGTGCCATCAGCGGTGCTAGTGAGTCAAACGGAGCCATGCTAAACGAGACTCTTATTGCAAGCTTGCAGCAGAGCCTGCAGATGGGGCTGAGGGGAGGGAAAGGAAAAGGGGCGTCACCTTCTTCACCGTCTCACAGCCCGAGCAGCGACTACGACGACCCTTGGGTGCTACGGCCACGCAGTCAGAGTAGCATCAGTGCAGGTAGCTCTGCAGCATCATTAACAGCTAACGCCAACTGTGGCGGTGTGTCCAATGTGTACTCGCTATGCCATGTGACTCCCGCTCACAGTGACACCAGCAGCTTGCGTTCAGACTATGCTGATTCCTGGGGCTACTACATGGACTACCCTCGTAACCATGGAGACCAGAGGGCACAGACACCCCCGGCAAACACCACAGATAACACTGGGGCTCACCCAGGAGAGTTACACAATGGAGGGGAGATTCTCAACAACGGGCAGGCACCTGGAGCTCCAGGCCAGGAGGGCGGGATGGCAGTGAAGCCCAAAATGTCCACCTCCTCACCAGATAGGGTGCACAGGCTGACCTCCCCATCCAGCGGGTACTCGAGCCAGTCCAACACGCCCACAGCTGGAACCCCAGTGCCCTCCTTCGTCAGGTCCATGTCTCCCTCGGGCAGCCGGCCCAAACCTAAAGTCCCAGAAAGAAAgtcatctctcctctcctctgtctccatgTCTTCCTCTtccacctccctctcctccaaCACCTCAGACTCACTCAAAAGCTCCggacctcctcctccaccacctcccccCTTgcccctgtcctcctcctcagctcccaCCACCCCTCTCAGCCCACCTCCACCCTTCCCTCCCCCTCTACCACACCCTCCAGTGCAGGCAACCCTCTTCTAACTCCCCCAATTCCAACCACACCACAGGGTCTCATTCCACCACCTGCTTCCTCCCACCTCCCCTGaattccctcctcctcc taaCGGGGTGATGAGCGGCTTGGGTGACCCATCCTACAATGGGAGCTTCAGtcctccccctccacctccccctcctgtCCCCTCCATGgggccccctcctcctcctccactgcctGCTGTTGTCCCACCTTCCTTCTCCCCGTCTTTTGTGAAGGCAGTGAAAGATGCTCCTAAACCAGCTCTTCCCAGCAGCCCCACAAAGTCACCCAAGCCGCTCATCACCCCGTTTGCGCTGCAGAGCGTTCAGCTCCGCTCCGTTAAACGGCCAGAGAAGGAGATTAACGGCCAATCAGATGACACCAGGGCTCAGCAAACAGGTGTGGACCTCCTTCAGGGTCTGAACCCCAAGAGCCTGGAGCATCTCACAATGATACACCTGTCAAACGGCTCCACAGAGGAAGATTCACGCAACTCCTCACCATCGCCTGTGTCAAAACTCTTAGAGGAGTTGTCTTTAGactgcagcatcacagacaACACACCAGATTGTGCTGTCATAAACGGAAAAGCCGAAGATCACTTTCTCTTAAATGGAACAGATAAAGTTGAACCATTGGCCAGTCCACCAGAGAGCTCCCAAAGCTCTCCAGTCAAACAGAAACCCCCAGTCGTCTCCAAGAAACCCCAAATCTCTTTTCTCCCACCGTTTAGCCCCCAACCAATCACAGAACAGGTTCAAACTCAACAGGAGGATACAGCCAGCCTGTCGCAAGCAGAAGACCAAGTAGATGCGCCgcaaaaacaaattcagaaagaagaggaagagagtaAAAGTGAGCAACAGGAGGAAGAGACTTCAGAGAGCTCTGAGCCTCCAGCATCCACAGTGACTCTGGACGAGTCTCCCAGCCAGGAGAGGAGTCCTGACCACAGAGTGTGTACCAATGGAGAGGCtcatgaagaggaagaggaggagggagatggGACAAGTAGCACGACTGGATCCATCAGTTCCAAGGAGGACGACACTA GTGAAGTGTTCTACTCCAGTACGGCTGAATCGTCTCCGGTCCTGTCGGCCAACGGGGCCTCTGAGGAGAACATGGTGACCCCGACTCCGACGCGGCCCCGAACCACTGAGGACCTTTTTGCTGTCATTCACAG GTCAAAACGCAAGGTCTTAGGTCGCAAGGAGTCCGAGGAGGACAAGTCCCGGGCTGGGAGCCAACCACATTCTCCACCCGTCACCCCCACAGGCGGCTCCCCAGGGATGGTATCCTCCTTGCCCCGCCAAACAGGCTCCATCCAGCGCAACCTCCGTAAGTCCTCCACCAGCAGCGACACCTTTAAGGCGCTTCTCCTAAAGAAGGGCAGCCGCTCAGAGACCAGCTTCAGGATGTCGGCCACTGAGATGCTTCGCTCCACGGACCCTCGCTTCCAGAGAACGCACTCCGAGTCAGCATTAGACTCCCCTGCTGCTTCTCCCTCCCCGCTGTCATCGCCACACAGCCCCTGTGCCTCTCCTGGCCGCGGTAAGAGGGCGACAGATGAGTGGAGCCGCTACGAGGCCTTGGCTCTTTCCTCACCGACATCATCGTCTTTCTCGATGAGCGGGTTAAAATACGGGCGCTCGCGCACGCCACCCTCTGCTGCCAGCAGCAAGTACAATGCGCGCAGCCGAATCCTCAGCAGCCCAATGACAGTAATCTGTGAGCGTGAGGGGGAGCTGGCTGAGAGCGAGTATGGGGACACTGCAGAGACCGGACCCACGGCTCAGGCACTCCCTGTACTCAACAACTCCAATGGCACTTTATCTGAAGAGAGCAGAAGCTAA